The Polyodon spathula isolate WHYD16114869_AA chromosome 3, ASM1765450v1, whole genome shotgun sequence genome has a segment encoding these proteins:
- the LOC121313321 gene encoding teashirt homolog 1-like — protein sequence MTRRKQQVPRRSAAYVPEEELKAAEIDEDDGLSLDAQDNEYICNEEEESKDAPSYQNSPLSTVTNQDAGYGSPLSDTSDRLADFKSTSSKDGHDKEEASSMDNGLTIQDSLAQMKAVYANLISDSSWSSITVDIMKAKPVSASTSSNGSSHNGSNNTSNGGGLTYDWHQAALAKTLQHTPYSLLPEPSLFSTVQLYRQNSKLYGSVFTGASKFRCKDCSAAYDTLVGLTVHMNDTGHYRDDNKDKEADNRKKWSKPRKRSLMEMEGKEDAQKVLKCMYCGHSFESLQDLSVHMIKTKHYQKVPLKEPVPALTKLVPSTKKRALQDFVSPCSPESVSSTPGVPMGEPTKDQKTANPYVTPNNRYGYQNGASYTWQFEARKAQILKCMECGSSHDTLQQLTAHMMVTGHFIKVTNSASKKGKQLVFDPVVEEKIQSIPLPPTTTRLPLPNIKSQPDSPAHSSNSEEKREPDDEPLEAQEPEKKIKEEKEDPDEKFESNTPYEYLREEDLEETPKGGMDILKSLENTVSSAISKAQTGAPTWGGYPSIHAAYQLQGSVKSVQSTVQSIQVQPSFTNNMKTLSSEHTALIHSPGNMSPPLHKSNVSAMEELVEKVTGKITVKKEEKAVEKCKLLQIKPLSLTSKENKDLPKPDDLNRKPAKKNNIAEAELPNPHKEGQLDNHIKNGTEALKSPVSNGCNSLGIITDHSPEQPFVNPLSALQSIMNTHLGKAAKPISPTLDPLAMLYKISNSVLEKPIYPTTQVKQADPINRYYYESNDQPIDLTKSKNNNSNNTNSSSRPIISSLTESISSPLRENALMDISDMVKNLTGRLTPKSSTPSSVSEKSDADGSTFEDALEELSPVQKRKGRQSNWNPQHLLILQAQFASSLRETPEGKYVMTDLGPQERVHICKFTGLSMTTISHWLANVKYQLRRTGGTKFIKNIDSGHPVFLCNDCASQFRTPSTYINHLESHLGFSLKDLSKLSLDHVREQQTVSKVITEKTLGSHGFSEEDSGSLFQCKLCNRTFASKHAVKLHLSKTHGKSPEDHLVYVNELDKFEKK from the coding sequence caTATGTGCCTGAGGAGGAGCTGAAAGCAGCAGAAATTGATGAGGATGATGGACTGTCTTTAGACGCCCAGGACAATGAATACATATGTAACGAGGAAGAAGAAAGCAAGGATGCTCCAAGCTATCAAAACTCCCCTCTCAGCACCGTGACCAATCAGGATGCAGGGTACGGGTCTCCCCTTAGTGACACCAGTGATAGACTGGCAGACTTTAAGAGCACTTCCTCAAAAGATGGCCATGACAAGGAGGAGGCCTCCAGCATGGACAATGGTCTCACCATCCAAGACAGCTTAGCTCAAATGAAAGCTGTGTATGCAAACTTGATCTCTGATTCCTCTTGGTCCAGTATTACTGTGGATATAATGAAAGCCAAGCCGGTGAGTGCCAGCACCAGCAGTAATGGTAGCAGCCACAATGGAAGCAACAACACAAGCAATGGGGGAGGGTTAACCTATGACTGGCATCAAGCTGCTTTAGCCAAAACCTTGCAGCACACTCCTTATAGTTTACTTCCTGAGCCAAGCTTATTCAGTACAGTGCAGCTTTACAGGCAGAACAGTAAACTGTATGGATCAGTGTTCACTGGCGCTAGTAAATTTCGATGCAAGGACTGCAGTGCAGCCTATGACACACTTGTGGGGCTGACGGTACACATGAACGATACTGGCCACTACCGGGATGACAACAAAGACAAGGAAGCTGACAACCGTAAGAAGTGGTCGAAACCGAGAAAGCGGTCCTTGATGGAGATGGAAGGGAAGGAGGATGCACAAAAAGTGCTAAAGTGCATGTACTGCGGGCACTCCTTTGAGTCTTTGCAAGACCTGAGTGTCCACATGATCAAAACAAAGCATTACCAGAAAGTGCCTCTTAAAGAACCAGTGCCAGCTCTCACCAAACTGGTTCCTTCTACCAAAAAACGAGCACTTCAGGACTTTGTCTCCCCCTGCTCTCCAGAGTCTGTAAGTAGCACACCAGGTGTCCCAATGGGCGAGCCCACAAaagatcagaaaactgcaaaccCGTACGTAACTCCCAACAACCGCTACGGCTATCAGAATGGTGCCAGTTACACCTGGCAGTTTGAGGCCAGGAAAGCCCAGATATTGAAATGCATGGAGTGTGGAAGCTCTCATGATACTCTACAGCAACTTACAGCTCACATGATGGTCACCGGCCATTTCATCAAGGTGACCAACTCTGCTTCTAAGAAGGGGAAACAGCTGGTCTTTGACCCAGTGGTAGAAGAAAAGATTCAGTCTATTCCTTTGCCACCCACTACTACACGGCTGCCATTGCCAAATATCAAATCACAGCCAGATTCTCCAGCTCATTCATCAAACTCTGAGGAAAAGAGAGAACCAGACGATGAGCCATTGGAAGCCCAGGAACCAGAGAAGAAAATCAAAGAGGAGAAAGAGGACCCTGATGAGAAGTTTGAGTCCAACACACCCTATGAGTATCTCCGTGAAGAGGACCTGGAAGAGACCCCAAAAGGTGGAATGGATATCCTGAAATCCCTGGAGAACACAGTCTCAAGTGCAATCAGTAAGGCCCAAACTGGAGCCCCAACATGGGGAGGGTATCCTAGCATTCATGCAGCATACCAGCTCCAAGGTTCAGTGAAGTCTGTCCAGTCCACAGTGCAGAGCATCCAAGTGCAGCCCTCTTTCACTAATAACATGAAAACATTGTCCTCGGAACACACTGCACTGATCCATTCCCCTGGTAATATGTCCCCGCCCCTCCACAAGAGCAATGTCTCTGCCATGGAGGAGCTAGTTGAGAAGGTGACAGGGAAAATAACTgtgaagaaagaagaaaaggctGTGGAAAAATGCAAACTGCTCCAGATCAAACCCTTGTCTCTGACCTCTAAAGAGAACAAGGACTTGCCCAAGCCTGACGACCTCAACAGAAAGCCAGCGAAAAAGAACAACATTGCAGAGGCAGAGCTCCCAAATCCACATAAAGAGGGCCAGCTGGATAATCACATCAAAAATGGCACAGAGGCCCTGAAGTCACCAGTCAGTAATGGTTGTAACAGTTTGGGAATCATTACAGACCATTCACCGGAACAGCCTTTTGTGAATCCCCTAAGCGCATTGCAGTCTATTATGAACACTCATTTAGGTAAAGCAGCAAAGCCAATAAGCCCAACCTTGGATCCCTTGGCTATGTTGTACAAAATTAGCAACAGCGTTTTAGAGAAGCCCATCTATCCCACAACTCAGGTCAAGCAAGCCGATCCCATCAACAGGTACTACTATGAAAGTAATGACCAGCCGATCGACTTGACAAAATCCAAGAACAACAACAGTAACAATACCAACAGTAGCAGTAGGCCCATTATTTCCAGCCTGACAGAATCAATTTCATCCCCTCTGAGGGAGAATGCACTGATGGACATTTCAGACATGGTGAAAAACCTCACCGGGCGCTTAACGCCAAAGTCGTCCACACCGTCATCTGTGTCGGAAAAGTCTGACGCTGATGGGAGCACCTTTGAGGATGCTTTAGAGGAGCTTTCCCCCGTCCAAAAACGGAAGGGCCGGCAGTCGAACTGGAACCCACAGCATCTCCTCATTCTTCAGGCCCAGTTCGCATCTAGCCTGAGGGAGACCCCAGAGGGCAAATACGTAATGACAGACCTGGGCCCACAGGAGCGGGTCCACATCTGCAAGTTTACTGGTCTCTCCATGACCACCATCAGCCATTGGTTGGCCAACGTAAAGTATCAATTGAGGAGGACAGGTGGAACCAAATTCATAAAGAATATAGACTCAGGTCACCCAGTATTCCTCTGCAACGATTGTGCCTCTCAGTTCAGGACTCCTTCCACCTACATTAACCACTTAGAGTCTCACCTAGGCTTCAGCTTGAAGGACCTCTCCAAGCTGTCTTTGGACCATGTCCGGGAGCAGCAGACTGTTTCAAAGGTCATAACTGAAAAGACACTTGGCTCACATGGGTTCTCTGAAGAGGACTCAGGCTCTTTATTCCAGTGTAAGCTGTGCAACCGGACTTTCGCCAGTAAGCATGCAGTCAAACTGCACCTCAGCAAAACACATGGCAAGTCACCCGAGGACCATCTGGTGTATGTAAATGAACTggataaatttgaaaaaaagtag